From the genome of Nakamurella flavida, one region includes:
- a CDS encoding glycosyltransferase family 2 protein: MTRPPRRPLFSVVTPVYNPPVDVLAEMIASVREQEFADWELILVDDNSPNPQVRIVLRNAARRDRRITVIERPENGRIVVTSNDGLAAATGEFVVLVDHDDLLTPDALQVMADAIAADPTADYLYSDEDKLDAEGEFYDEFRKPDWSPERLRAHMYTGHLSVLRASLVEQVGGFRAGYDGSQDHDLVLRVTELARSVVHVPEILYHWRVIPGSAAGDVDAKPYAWEAGRRAVADHLDRVGIAGTAEFGSHPGYYRVVRTHDPSTTVSVVIPTRGSDGLVWGRRRVYVLDAVRSVVESGGVDRVEIVVVHDLPTPQSVLDELAEIAGDRLVLVPFSGPFNFSAKCNLGFLASTGDVVVMLNDDVEAISANWLADLVAPLAEPGVGLTGAHLLFTDSTVQHAGLIALKDHYEHVFMGGPDDYLGYFGALLVNRECSGLTAACVALRREVYEEVGGFCEELPGSFNDVDFSFKIRSRGYRLVWLSEVRLFHFESRTRDKTVQPWEHEFVIHRWETPDVDPYLPAFTR, translated from the coding sequence ATGACCCGTCCCCCCCGCCGCCCGCTGTTCTCGGTCGTCACCCCGGTCTACAACCCGCCGGTCGACGTCCTCGCCGAGATGATCGCCTCCGTCCGCGAGCAGGAGTTCGCCGACTGGGAGCTGATCCTGGTCGACGACAACTCGCCGAACCCGCAGGTCCGCATCGTGCTGCGGAACGCCGCCCGCCGCGACCGGCGGATCACCGTCATCGAGCGGCCCGAGAACGGCCGGATCGTGGTCACCAGCAACGACGGGCTCGCCGCCGCCACCGGCGAGTTCGTGGTGCTGGTGGACCACGACGACCTGCTGACCCCCGACGCGCTGCAGGTGATGGCGGACGCCATCGCGGCGGACCCGACCGCGGACTACCTGTACAGCGACGAGGACAAGCTCGACGCCGAGGGGGAGTTCTACGACGAGTTCCGCAAGCCCGACTGGTCTCCCGAGCGACTCCGCGCGCACATGTACACCGGTCACCTGTCGGTGCTGCGGGCCTCGCTCGTCGAGCAGGTGGGGGGATTCCGGGCCGGGTACGACGGCAGCCAGGACCACGACCTGGTGCTGCGGGTGACCGAGCTGGCCCGCTCGGTGGTGCACGTGCCGGAGATCCTCTACCACTGGCGGGTGATCCCGGGGTCGGCCGCCGGCGACGTCGACGCCAAGCCGTACGCCTGGGAGGCCGGCCGCCGCGCCGTCGCCGACCACCTGGACCGGGTCGGCATCGCCGGCACGGCCGAGTTCGGGTCGCATCCCGGCTACTACCGGGTGGTCCGCACCCACGACCCGAGCACCACGGTCAGCGTCGTCATCCCCACCCGCGGGTCCGACGGCCTGGTCTGGGGTCGGCGCCGCGTCTACGTGCTGGACGCCGTGCGGTCCGTGGTCGAGAGCGGCGGGGTCGACCGGGTGGAGATCGTCGTCGTCCACGACCTGCCCACCCCGCAGAGCGTGCTGGACGAGCTGGCCGAGATCGCCGGGGACCGCCTGGTGCTCGTGCCGTTCTCCGGGCCGTTCAACTTCAGCGCGAAGTGCAACCTGGGGTTCCTGGCCTCCACCGGCGACGTCGTGGTCATGCTGAACGACGACGTCGAGGCCATCTCGGCGAACTGGCTGGCCGACCTGGTGGCGCCGCTGGCCGAGCCCGGTGTCGGGCTGACCGGCGCCCACCTGCTGTTCACCGACTCGACCGTGCAGCACGCGGGCCTGATCGCCCTGAAGGACCACTACGAGCACGTCTTCATGGGCGGTCCCGACGACTACCTGGGGTACTTCGGCGCACTGCTGGTCAACCGGGAGTGTTCCGGATTGACGGCGGCGTGCGTGGCCCTGCGCCGCGAGGTCTACGAGGAGGTCGGCGGGTTCTGCGAGGAACTCCCCGGCAGCTTCAACGACGTGGACTTCTCGTTCAAGATCCGGTCCCGGGGTTACCGCCTGGTCTGGCTCTCCGAGGTGCGGCTGTTCCACTTCGAGTCCCGGACCAGGGACAAGACGGTGCAGCCCTGGGAGCACGAGTTCGTCATCCACCGGTGGGAGACCCCGGACGTCGATCCCTACCTCCCCGCCTTCACCCGCTGA